A region of Marasmius oreades isolate 03SP1 chromosome 9, whole genome shotgun sequence DNA encodes the following proteins:
- a CDS encoding uncharacterized protein (BUSCO:EOG09264I9J), translated as MEQEHRRGLGSRKRSFGKYPRGLDSPAYDASEEDNDHDVSDAASQISVPATSARRLLKPSPHSRPTQHPRHHLAASLTSDSDGVDSPTYDGDIESSTTAGPDSLHSASGYHHHHHHHSSSTSTLNTPATPAIPSTDTTSDFVMTPHEETPQPLALSSRLEPLVPKQIAQEFNPAALTPDDIQAFVRKAIEGEGWRKYKINEPPTDRPVRVYADGVYDLFHFGHALQLRQAKLSFPNVYLLVGVCSDELVREHKSKCVMTHAERLEGARHCRWVDQVLPEAPWILDQAFIDKYQIDYVAHDEDPYVAEGHEDVYTIVKSQGKFIPTRRTPGVSTSELLERIVSGYRRRDFDEKLHKMGRDELRAEGSDYDDSRSGSPIHGASAK; from the exons ATGGAACAAGAACACCGAAGAGGACTTGGATCGCGAAAGAGGTCGTTTGGAAAATACCCTAGAGGATTGGACTCTCCTGCATATG ATGCATCTGAAGAGGACAATGATCACGACGTCTCAGACGCTGCGTCTCAGATTTCGGTTCCTGCAACCTCTGCTCGTCGTTTGTTAAAGCCTTCACCCCATTCTCGGCCTACACAACATCCGAGGCATCATCTGGCCGCAAGTCTTACTTCAGATTCAGACGGTGTAGACTCCCCAACATACGACGGTGACATCGAATCGAGCACTACAGCTGGTCCAGATTCGCTTCATTCAGCTTCCGgttaccatcatcatcaccatcatcattcaTCCTCCACCTCTACCCTCAATACTCCTGCAACACCTGCAATTCCATCTACCGATACCACTTCAGATTTCGTCATGACCCCTCACGAAGAGACTCCACAGCCACTAGCGCTCTCGTCGCGATTGGAACCGCTAGTACCCAAGCAGATTGCACAAGAATTCAACCCCGCTGCCCTTACCCCTGACGATATACAGGCTTTCGTCAGGAAAGCaattgaaggtgaaggttgGAGGAAATACAAGATCAACGAACCCCCGACGGATAGACCTGTTCGCGTCTACGCCGATG GTGTTTACGACCTTTTTCACTTCGG TCATGCCCTCCAGCTTCGACAAGCCAAACTCTCCTTCCCTAATGTCTACCTCCTTGTCGGAGTGTGCTCAGACGAACTGGTCAGGGAACACAAATCTAAATGTGTCATGACACACGCTGAACG ACTAGAGGGAGCTCGCCACTGTCGCTGGGTAGATCAAGTACTACCTGAAGCCCCCTGGATCCTCGATCAAGCTTTCATCGACAAGTACCAAATCGATTACGTAGCTCATGACGAAGATCCCTACGTCGCTGAAGGCCATGAAGACGTTTATACAATCGTCAAGTCACAAG GTAAATTCATTCCCACTCGCCGAACACCAGGAGTCTCTACCTCGGAACTACTTGAGCGGATCGTATCCGGATACCGTCGTCGCGATTTTGACGAGAAATTGCACAAGATGGGAAGAGACGAATTGAGAGCTGAAGGAAGCGATTACGATGATTCAAGGTCCGGTAGTCCCATTCATGGGGCCAGTGCCAAGTGA